In Ctenopharyngodon idella isolate HZGC_01 chromosome 1, HZGC01, whole genome shotgun sequence, a single genomic region encodes these proteins:
- the si:ch211-133l11.10 gene encoding rho-related GTP-binding protein RhoU isoform X1, with amino-acid sequence MPSQDEAAPVNEDDHPPPVPPRATLPRDSPASVAVSERRVKCVLVGDGAVGKTSLIVSYTTNGYPTEHIPTAFDNFTARVVVDGRPVQLQLCDMAGQDEFDRLRPLCYRDADVFLLCFSVVLPSSFRSVTDRWAPEVQRLCPGVPIILVGTQCDLREDVQVLIRLADGQEKPVSSDEAHLCARSIGAVTFAECSALTQKNLKEVFDGAILASMRHAEQAAWPRIQTLREKTPDKIKQLSETWWRKLSCVQSFDLQ; translated from the exons ATGCCGTCGCAGGATGAGGCTGCGCCGGTAAATGAAGACGATCACCCGCCTCCGGTTCCACCGCGAGCGACTCTTCCGCGAGACTCCCCGGCGTCCGTGGCCGTATCTGAGCGCAGGGTCAAGTGTGTGCTGGTCGGGGATGGAGCGGTGGGTAAAACGAGTCTGATCGTCAGCTACACCACGAACGGATATCCGACAGAACACATTCCCACCGCCTTTGACAACTTCACAG CAAGAGTTGTGGTGGATGGAAGACCAGTTCAACTTCAACTGTGTGACATGGCAGGACAG GACGAGTTTGACCGCCTTCGTCCTCTCTGTTACCGTGACGCTGACGTCTTCCTGCTCTGCTTCAGCGTGGTCCTTCCATCCTCCTTCAGGAGCGTGACGGACCGCTGGGCCCCTGAGGTTCAGCGCCTCTGTCCGGGCGTTCCCATCATCCTCGTGGGCACCCAGTGCGACTTGCGGGAGGATGTCCAGGTGCTGATCCGACTCGCAGACGGCCAGGAGAAACCGGTGAGCAGCGACGAGGCCCACCTGTGCGCCCGGAGCATCGGTGCCGTGACGTTTGCAGAATGCTCTGCTCTGACACAGAAGAACCTGAAGGAAGTGTTCGACGGCGCCATCTTGGCGAGTATGAGGCATGCGGAGCAGGCGGCATGGCCGAGGATTCAGACGCTGAGAGAAAAAACTCCAGATAAAATCAAACAGCTCTCAGAAACATGGTGGAGGAAACTGAGCTGTGTTCAGAGCTTTGACCTTCAGTGA
- the si:ch211-133l11.10 gene encoding rho-related GTP-binding protein RhoU isoform X2: MDEAAPVNEDDHPPPVPPRATLPRDSPASVAVSERRVKCVLVGDGAVGKTSLIVSYTTNGYPTEHIPTAFDNFTARVVVDGRPVQLQLCDMAGQDEFDRLRPLCYRDADVFLLCFSVVLPSSFRSVTDRWAPEVQRLCPGVPIILVGTQCDLREDVQVLIRLADGQEKPVSSDEAHLCARSIGAVTFAECSALTQKNLKEVFDGAILASMRHAEQAAWPRIQTLREKTPDKIKQLSETWWRKLSCVQSFDLQ; encoded by the exons ATG GATGAGGCTGCGCCGGTAAATGAAGACGATCACCCGCCTCCGGTTCCACCGCGAGCGACTCTTCCGCGAGACTCCCCGGCGTCCGTGGCCGTATCTGAGCGCAGGGTCAAGTGTGTGCTGGTCGGGGATGGAGCGGTGGGTAAAACGAGTCTGATCGTCAGCTACACCACGAACGGATATCCGACAGAACACATTCCCACCGCCTTTGACAACTTCACAG CAAGAGTTGTGGTGGATGGAAGACCAGTTCAACTTCAACTGTGTGACATGGCAGGACAG GACGAGTTTGACCGCCTTCGTCCTCTCTGTTACCGTGACGCTGACGTCTTCCTGCTCTGCTTCAGCGTGGTCCTTCCATCCTCCTTCAGGAGCGTGACGGACCGCTGGGCCCCTGAGGTTCAGCGCCTCTGTCCGGGCGTTCCCATCATCCTCGTGGGCACCCAGTGCGACTTGCGGGAGGATGTCCAGGTGCTGATCCGACTCGCAGACGGCCAGGAGAAACCGGTGAGCAGCGACGAGGCCCACCTGTGCGCCCGGAGCATCGGTGCCGTGACGTTTGCAGAATGCTCTGCTCTGACACAGAAGAACCTGAAGGAAGTGTTCGACGGCGCCATCTTGGCGAGTATGAGGCATGCGGAGCAGGCGGCATGGCCGAGGATTCAGACGCTGAGAGAAAAAACTCCAGATAAAATCAAACAGCTCTCAGAAACATGGTGGAGGAAACTGAGCTGTGTTCAGAGCTTTGACCTTCAGTGA